A single window of bacterium DNA harbors:
- a CDS encoding S8 family serine peptidase, with protein sequence MRKPLLLFTVMLACLSGQARLCAFQPVAARMTEPLHQDLTYRAADDLIPVIVYLHEDLDLAGLSHRLTLAAADKKKRHSEVVGAMLASAKETQAPLIELLRQGMAGGDVTTYKPFWVLNCIAVTAKVSFLAALSGRDEVEWMTHDHVYVRRDTVEHGARPMYLPNPDSLRKYSYPIRSLGLDKLWQRGLTGKGVLVCVIDEGIDGKHPLLAPKWRGNNGGTVEESWFDPVEGSSFPFDDDNAAPSHGTGVLGIIVAGERSLGVAYDAQWIGAKVFDNKHLNESNGPTTKDSYLIAGFQWALDPDGNPETVVDVPDVINNSWGTSGEFNEDICQQKLWLLIDRIEAAGSVLVFSAGNDGPDPWTIGSPASRALSPVNAFAIGAVDSTGRVASFSSRGPSACDSVSIKPNICAPGYKVPTLVAYERSEIVVFQSGTSFSAPYVAGIIALMKQADPTLTPDQIKNLIIETATDAALPGPDYAAGYGVINPDSIFSLLSIPDHPVLFTKRVEADDSRAGNGNGYLEQGEQIDLRVPVYNSGSPAVGVTGHLRTSSDGIILQDSTALYGDIPTLGGTTNSDDPFRFSILPAAASGGQVVFYLDLYADGSLLQTVQVSLTVAPAVEGVAVHDNGTFSFGFTNYGQFGGNIGLSAAGAPLRYPHDAPYTMLYRGALVIGTSSLRVSDGISDDDFAPAPGGPLQLIEGTPRADQVGIGYIQEKNRGGLNAIGVKIKQTSLVWRNSPDNKFAVLEYTVYNPYEA encoded by the coding sequence GTGCGAAAACCGCTCCTGCTGTTCACAGTTATGCTGGCCTGCCTGTCGGGCCAGGCGCGGCTGTGCGCGTTCCAGCCCGTGGCTGCGCGCATGACCGAGCCCCTGCACCAGGACCTGACCTACCGTGCCGCGGATGACCTGATCCCGGTGATTGTCTACCTGCACGAGGACCTCGACCTGGCCGGCCTGAGCCACCGTCTGACCCTGGCCGCGGCGGACAAGAAAAAACGCCACAGCGAGGTGGTTGGCGCGATGCTGGCCTCGGCCAAGGAAACACAGGCCCCACTGATCGAACTGCTGCGCCAGGGCATGGCCGGCGGGGATGTAACCACCTACAAGCCGTTCTGGGTCCTCAACTGCATCGCTGTTACCGCCAAGGTGTCATTCCTGGCCGCGCTCTCGGGCCGCGACGAGGTGGAGTGGATGACCCACGACCATGTCTACGTGCGCCGGGACACTGTGGAGCACGGCGCCCGGCCGATGTATCTTCCCAACCCCGATTCCCTGCGCAAGTACTCCTACCCGATCCGCTCGCTGGGCCTGGACAAGCTCTGGCAGCGCGGCCTGACCGGCAAGGGTGTGCTGGTCTGCGTGATCGACGAGGGTATCGACGGCAAGCACCCGCTGCTGGCCCCCAAGTGGCGCGGCAACAACGGCGGCACGGTCGAGGAGAGCTGGTTCGACCCGGTGGAGGGCAGCTCGTTCCCGTTCGATGACGACAACGCCGCGCCCAGCCACGGCACCGGCGTCCTGGGAATCATCGTGGCCGGCGAGCGCAGCCTGGGAGTGGCTTACGACGCACAGTGGATCGGGGCCAAGGTGTTCGACAACAAGCATCTGAACGAAAGCAACGGCCCGACCACCAAGGACAGCTACCTCATCGCCGGGTTCCAGTGGGCCCTGGACCCGGACGGCAACCCGGAGACAGTGGTGGATGTCCCGGACGTGATCAACAACTCCTGGGGCACCTCCGGCGAGTTCAACGAGGATATCTGCCAGCAGAAACTGTGGCTCCTGATCGACCGGATCGAGGCCGCCGGCAGCGTGCTGGTGTTCTCTGCCGGCAACGACGGGCCCGACCCCTGGACCATCGGCTCCCCGGCCAGCCGCGCGCTGAGCCCGGTCAACGCCTTCGCCATCGGCGCGGTCGACTCGACCGGACGGGTGGCCTCGTTCTCCAGCCGCGGCCCCTCGGCCTGCGACTCGGTCAGTATCAAGCCCAACATCTGCGCTCCGGGCTACAAAGTCCCCACTCTCGTGGCCTACGAGCGCAGCGAGATCGTCGTGTTCCAGAGCGGCACCAGTTTCTCGGCCCCCTATGTCGCCGGGATAATCGCCCTGATGAAACAGGCCGACCCGACCCTGACCCCGGACCAGATCAAGAACCTGATAATCGAAACCGCCACGGACGCCGCACTGCCCGGCCCTGACTACGCCGCGGGCTACGGGGTGATCAACCCGGACAGCATTTTCTCCCTCCTTTCCATTCCAGACCACCCGGTCCTGTTCACCAAGCGGGTGGAGGCGGATGACAGCCGCGCCGGCAACGGCAACGGCTACCTGGAGCAGGGCGAGCAGATCGACCTGCGCGTGCCGGTTTACAACTCCGGCAGTCCGGCGGTCGGTGTGACAGGCCATCTGCGCACCTCGAGCGATGGTATAATTCTCCAGGACAGCACCGCGCTCTACGGCGATATCCCCACCCTGGGCGGGACCACCAACAGCGATGACCCGTTCCGGTTCAGTATCCTGCCCGCGGCGGCCTCGGGCGGCCAGGTGGTGTTCTACCTGGACCTCTATGCAGATGGCTCGCTTCTCCAGACCGTTCAGGTCAGCCTGACCGTGGCCCCGGCCGTGGAGGGCGTGGCGGTCCACGACAACGGCACGTTCAGCTTCGGGTTCACCAACTACGGCCAGTTCGGGGGCAACATCGGGCTCTCGGCGGCCGGGGCGCCTCTGCGCTATCCGCACGACGCCCCCTACACGATGCTCTACCGCGGGGCGCTGGTGATCGGCACCAGCTCGCTGCGCGTATCCGACGGCATCTCGGACGATGATTTCGCCCCAGCGCCCGGCGGGCCGCTCCAGCTCATCGAGGGCACGCCTCGCGCCGACCAGGTGGGTATCGGCTACATCCAGGAGAAAAACCGCGGCGGCCTCAACGCCATCGGGGTGAAAATCAAGCAGACCAGCCTGGTCTGGCGCAACAGCCCGGACAATAAGTTCGCGGTCCTCGAATACACGGTCTACAACCCCTACGAGGCCGA